The Spirosoma sp. SC4-14 DNA window ACTAAACTAATTGAGGAAACCCGCGAGCCCTTTTTCGACTTCCTGCCCGAAGGCACAACAATTTGGGCAAAAGACGTTGAATTTACCCTTGAAATTCTCGAAAAATGCTTCGAAAAAGCCGAGCAAAGTTTTGCTTCTGTTCTGGCCAATAGCGGTGGCATTCAGATCGTTTCGACCCCCGGCGATTTGTTTGAAACCCGTCGGACGTTTCTAAACTTGCTGAAAGGCTTCCGTACAGTCGAATTTGGCCGTAAATTTTACTTTAAAACCGAAGGGCGTCAACAATATAATTCAAAGCCACAACCTTCATTTAACAAAGACTTTAAACGACTAGTCGATACGCTGGGCGAAAACCAGTCGAAAGGCTATACCAACATTATTGCTGCTGAATCGTTCAAACAACTCGACCGCCTACGAACCATATTCGAGGAACTTGACCCCTTCGTTAAGTTTCACCCTATGAATATTGGATTACGAGAAGGATTTATTGACGATGCGCTAAAAATTGCCTGCTTTACTGATCACCAGATTTTCGACCGCTACTATAAATACCGCGTTCAGGATAAGTTTTCGAAATCGAAAGCGCTTACGCTGCGGGAGCTAAAAACCCTCCAACCGGGCGACTATGTAACCCACGTCGATCATGGTATTGGGCGGTTTGCCGGTCTGGAGAAGGTAGATCATGCAGGTAACGAACAGGAAGCCATACGGCTCATCTACCGCGATAACGACATTCTGCTGGTAAGCATCCATAGCCTACATAAAATCGCTAAATACAGCGGAAAAGAAGGGGGGCCTCCAACGATGAGCAAATTAGGCTCGCAGGAGTGGGAGCAGAAAAAGTCGAAAATCCGAAAACAGGTCAAAGACATTGCTCGTGAGCTGATCGCTCTTTATGCCAAACGCCGAACGGCTCCGGGCTATGCGTATAGCCGCGACAGTTTCTTACAGGCAGAGCTTGAATCCTCGTTCCTTTATGAAGATACACCCGACCAGGCCAAAGCCACTAACGACGTAAAAGACGATATGGAGCGCCCCCACCCAATGGATCGGCTCGTTTGTGGTGATGTGGGGTTCGGGAAGACAGAAATTGCTATTCGGGCAGCGTTTAAAGCTGTTACGGACAATAAACAAGTGGCAGTGCTCGTGCCCACAACTATTCTGGCCATGCAACACTTTAAAACCTTTAGTGAGCGTATGGCCGACTTTCCTGTAAAAATCGAATACATCAACCGGTTCAGAACGGCCGCACAAACAAAGGAGATTTTGAAAGGCGTATCTTCCGGCGAAATAGGTATTCTGATTGGCACGCACCGCATCGTTAATAAAGATATCAAATTCAAAGATTTGGGGCTGTTGGTTATCGATGAAGAGCAAAAATTTGGTGTTAAAACAAAAGATCGTCTGAAAGAAATGCGCGTGGAGGTCGATGTGCTCACTCTTACGGCTACACCTATTCCACGCACACTCCATTTCTCGCTCATGGGTGCCCGCGACTTATCGGTCATAGCCACTCCTCCGCCCAATCGACAGCCCGTTACGACCGAAGTGCATCCGTTTAATGAAACTGTCATTCGCGACGCGGTTAGTTACGAAATTCGGCGCGGAGGTCAGGTTTTCTTCGTTCATAACCGCGTTAACGACATCGAATCTATTGGAAATCTGATTATGCGGCTCGTGCCAGAAGCCAAAATAGGTATTGCTCATGGGCAAATGGATGGCGATAAGCTGGAACGAGTGATGACTCGATTTATTGAAGGCGACTATGATGTGTTGGTTTCAACTAATATTATTGAATCGGGACTCGATATTTCGAATGCAAACACAATCCTGATCAACAATGCGCATTATTTCGGATTATCAGATCTTCACCAAATGCGCGGTAGGGTAGGGCGCTCGAACCGAAAAGCTTTTTGTTACTTGTTGACACCCCCTCCGTCTGTTTTAACATCCGATGCCCGCAAGCGGCTTCAGACTCTGGAAGATTTTTCGGACCTGGGCGAAGGATTTAAAATTGCGATGCGTGATCTCGACATTAGGGGGGCAGGAAACCTGTTGGGTGCCGAACAAAGCGGTTTCATTAATGATCTGGGCTTCGAAATGTACCATAAAATACTGGATGAAACGGTTCAGGAGCTTCGGGAAAACGAGTTTAAAGATTTGTTTACGACGAAACCAGAAGACCTGAAACTGGCCTTGCCCGATACGGTAATTGAAACTGATCTTCAGGTTGTTATTCCAGAACGCTATGTTTCGAATATTTCGGAGCGTTTGGCGTTATATACCCGCTTAGACAGTATCCAGAACAATGAAGAATTACAATCGTTTCGTCAGGAAGTTCTGGATCGTTTCGGTCCATTGCCCGAAGAAGTCGAAAACCTAATTAAAATGGTAAACGTACGATGGAAAGCCGAGCGGTTATACCTTGAAAAACTGACGCTTAAGAATAATATACTGAAAGGATACTTCGTTTCTAACGGGAATGATGACTTCTTCCGGTCTGACCAGTTTGGCAAGGTAATTGACTATATTAAGCGAAATCCAACCAAATGCTCGTTGAAGGAATCAAAAAGTCGTCTTATTTTCACGCATAGCAACATATTTTCCGTTGAGCAGCTAAACGAGATCTTAAACGATTTGACGAATTAAAACAACATAGATGAAGCACCCAGGCATTCGATAAAAAACATTACAGCTCCGGCCAGTAAGAAAGTCTTTTATCTAATGTCTTATAATCCTTTATCTTAAATTATTTTTGCACCTACGTTTTTACACAAAATAGAGCAATGATTCAAAAGTATCACCTGCAACGAGCGGCTTATGTGCTGCTGGCAACGGCGGCCCTTGCATCTTGTAAGCCTAAGCACCCGACCAGCGTAAAGCCAGGGAAGAAGAGTACGGCGACGGGGATTGCTTATAACCAGAAAGAAGGTTTTCAGGTAAAGAAATTCGCTGGGCAGAAAGCAGGT harbors:
- the mfd gene encoding transcription-repair coupling factor, giving the protein MKPEELLGLYADDSYIKLLTEPFGRKASGEPQRLQIKGLAGSLDAVLASTVYKSVGGNHLYILTDRDEAAYFFNDLQHLLHREVLLFPMSYKKPYQYEEVENANVLMRAEVLNKLNPAPKDGLLVVTYPEALSEKVINKRSLQANTLTIRVGEKLDTNFVAELLQNYEFEKTDFVYEAGQFSVRGGIIDVFSFASEFPFRIDLFDDEVESIRKFNPESQLSTDTVDFINIIPNIQTKLIEETREPFFDFLPEGTTIWAKDVEFTLEILEKCFEKAEQSFASVLANSGGIQIVSTPGDLFETRRTFLNLLKGFRTVEFGRKFYFKTEGRQQYNSKPQPSFNKDFKRLVDTLGENQSKGYTNIIAAESFKQLDRLRTIFEELDPFVKFHPMNIGLREGFIDDALKIACFTDHQIFDRYYKYRVQDKFSKSKALTLRELKTLQPGDYVTHVDHGIGRFAGLEKVDHAGNEQEAIRLIYRDNDILLVSIHSLHKIAKYSGKEGGPPTMSKLGSQEWEQKKSKIRKQVKDIARELIALYAKRRTAPGYAYSRDSFLQAELESSFLYEDTPDQAKATNDVKDDMERPHPMDRLVCGDVGFGKTEIAIRAAFKAVTDNKQVAVLVPTTILAMQHFKTFSERMADFPVKIEYINRFRTAAQTKEILKGVSSGEIGILIGTHRIVNKDIKFKDLGLLVIDEEQKFGVKTKDRLKEMRVEVDVLTLTATPIPRTLHFSLMGARDLSVIATPPPNRQPVTTEVHPFNETVIRDAVSYEIRRGGQVFFVHNRVNDIESIGNLIMRLVPEAKIGIAHGQMDGDKLERVMTRFIEGDYDVLVSTNIIESGLDISNANTILINNAHYFGLSDLHQMRGRVGRSNRKAFCYLLTPPPSVLTSDARKRLQTLEDFSDLGEGFKIAMRDLDIRGAGNLLGAEQSGFINDLGFEMYHKILDETVQELRENEFKDLFTTKPEDLKLALPDTVIETDLQVVIPERYVSNISERLALYTRLDSIQNNEELQSFRQEVLDRFGPLPEEVENLIKMVNVRWKAERLYLEKLTLKNNILKGYFVSNGNDDFFRSDQFGKVIDYIKRNPTKCSLKESKSRLIFTHSNIFSVEQLNEILNDLTN